Below is a window of Mesotoga infera DNA.
TTCTCGGACGGCAAGAATGTCTTTCATGATCCCTCAAGAGATCACGGGCTAAGTGAAACCGCTTTGAGTTTCGTTGGGGGAATCATATCACGAGCAAAAGAGATAACTGCTGTCACAAATCCAACTATAAACAGCTACAAGAGACTTACACCGGGATACGAGGCCCCCGTTAATATCTCTTGGGCGCTGGGAAACAGGAGCGCTATGATCAGAATACCCAGCACCAGAGGAGAAGGAACGAGACTGGAATTCAGAAGTCCCGATCCCACCTGCAATCCTTATCTTGCTCTAGCACTGACCCTCGCAGCCGGTCTTGACGGAGTTGAGAAGAAGATCGAGCCACCTAATCCGGTAGATGAAAATATTTTCAAGATGAAAGGCTCGAGAAGAAAGGAACTGATGATAGAAAACCTCCCCGGAACTCTAATCAATGCTCTTGAGTTTACCAGAAACAGTGAATTCGTGAAATCGACGCTTGGCGATCATATTTTCAGTACCTTCGTCAGATCAAAAGAGAGCGAATGGAGCGAATTCTGCGCTTCGGTAACCGACTGGGAGATCAGCAAATATCTGGAACTATACTGAAAAGAGTTTTGCTATTGGTTTGGAAGGTTATTTGTGGCTGTTCCAGATGATCTTACATTCTCTAGCGAACTGTACTGAAGGCAAGTGAATTCATTGGGATATGTGGAAAGACAGGTGCCCGGGCAGATTTCCCGGGCACTTATCTGTTTTAAATAGTCAGTGTCCACAGGTTGAACAGCTGCCTCCCGAACAAGATCCACAGCTCTCTGAACCTGAAGAAGAACCGAAACTGGATATATTTGTTATCTGCTTTGAGAGAATTCCTCCGCATCTTTCACAGGGAGGCACCGGAGCGCTCATTCCCAAGAGAAGACTCTCATTGTGACCACATTCTTTGCAGACAAACTTGTATAAAGGCAAATGGAACACCTCCGTTGTTATTCAGATGCAACATCAATCTCATCTATAAGAACCGAAGGAGAACTCACTCGATAGATAGATGAAAGTGGGTCGGAACCAATTTCAGCAATTCCATTATAGACCTTCAATATGTTGGAGGAAATCGTGAACTGTTCTATGGGATTACTTATCTTGCCGCCCTTTACATAGAAACCGCTTGCACCCAAAGAGAACTCACCCGAAACCTGATTTGTACCTGAATGAAGGCCAGTTAGTTCG
It encodes the following:
- a CDS encoding zinc ribbon domain-containing protein, which translates into the protein MTTEVFHLPLYKFVCKECGHNESLLLGMSAPVPPCERCGGILSKQITNISSFGSSSGSESCGSCSGGSCSTCGH